CGTTTTCAGATGTTCGGGAGCGCTGTCGTCAATAGTGACGTCAACAGGCACGGACGAAAAAAACGAAAGGGCTTTTTCAAGCGTGCGTTCAAGACTCATTCTGCAGTACAACTCCCCTGAAAGACAGTCTGTGCACGGGAGACGGACCAAGCTTTTTAAGGATTTCCCTGTGCATGGCGGAGGGATAGCCCTTGTGCCCCGCAAAACCGTATTCGGGATATATTTTGTCAAGTTCAAGCATAACCCTGTCGCGCAGAATCTTAGCCACAACGGAAGCCGCCGATATTGCGGGGACTTTGTCGTCGCCCTTGACAATGCATTTCTGTTCCGACATAAGTCCGGGAATTCTCCGGTTGCCGTCCACAAGCGTCAGGTCAGGCCACACGGGAAGCTGCTCTACCGAACGCCTCATGCACCAGAGCGACGCGGCAAGTATGTTCGTTCTGTCAATTCTGTACGGAGTGGCAGCCTGGGCACGCCACACCACGCCTATGCGGCATATTGTTTCAAACAGCCTGTCACGCGCCTTTTCCGTCATCTTTTTGGAATCTCTCAAACCCTCGGCAATAAGAATATTTCTTTGTTCGCGGGTCAAAATAACGGCAGAAGCGACTACTGGACCTGCCAAAGGTCCTCTGCCCGCCTCATCGGTTCCGGCAATGACAGGATAATTCATTTAAGGCTCTCCCAAAGCGGGGCATCCCCCGGCTTTTCAAAGCTCATTCTGCCGAATTTTCCTGCCGCGAGAGCGTTGAGCATGGCTTTTCCGGCGGCTTCGCAGTCCACTTCCCCGCCGGCGACAAGTTTGCCGAGCCTGCGGCCTATTTTGTCAACTATTTCGCTGCCGTTTCCTTCCACAGAAATTCCCCACGCGTTTTCAACAGGCGTCCAAAGCCCGTGCGAAATCAAAAATTCGGCGCATTGTTTGGCATGTTCCGACATGCTGCCGATAACCTCTCCGCGCGAAGCTCCTATCCAGGAGATAATTCTCTGCGCCCCCGCGTCCCCGTGAGGATCAAGAATACCGGGAGAATCCACAAGAAGGAAGCCGTCGCCCTTAATCCAGGAAACGCCTTTTGTAACTCCGGGTATGCCGCCTACGGGGACGCTTCTGCGCCCTGCGAGCTGATTTATAAGCATTGATTTTCCGACGTTTGGAACTCCGACTACCGCCAGACGCAGATCGCGGTGCTGCGGTTTTAAAGCAAGAAGAGATTTTTTCAGCTGTGGAACTCCGCCCTTGCGAAGGTCAAGAGCCCATGCGAGAAGTCCCTGTTTTCGCAGTTCTGCCACCCAGAGGCGGCTGATTTTTTCGTCGGCAAGATCTGCCTTCGATAAAACGACTGCGGTTTTTATGCTGCCGGCGAAAAGCCTGATAAGAGGCGACGAAGTAAGAGAAGGCGCGCGCGCGTCGCGCACCTCTATAATCAGGTCAAGATTTTTGGCAAGCGCTTCAAGCTGACGCCTGCCTTTTGCCATATGTCCGGGGAACCAGACTGTGCGGCCCATTTTATTTGGGTATGCCTATTCTGTTCAGCGGCCAGTAGCGCACTACTGCCGGACCTCTCAGGTATTTATGGGGAACGAAGCCCCAAAAACGGCTGTCCTGCGAATTCGGTCTGTTGTCTCCAAGGCAGAAATAGCTTTTTTCCGGAACAGTAATCATAGGCATAGTGTAGTCATCCGTATTCTTAACATAATCCTCGAACAGTTCTTTGCCGTTCACGTACACGATGCCGCTGCGCATTTCAACTGTATCGCCCGGAAGCCCTATAATGCGTTTGACGTAATCTTTTCTGGTGTCCTGGGGATATTTGAAAACGACAATCTGTCCGCGTTTCGGGGAGATCTTGGGCAGGTAGTACCAGAATTTTGCCACCAGTACGCGGTCGCTGATTTCCAGCGTAGGAACCATTGACGTGCTCGGAATCCAGAACGCCTGAATAACAAAGGTTCTCAGCACTAAAGCAAGCGCAAGCGCCCAAAGTACAGTTTCAAGAGTCTCGCGCCACCAGGGTTTAGGCATGGGCATAACAGTTACCTCCTGTAAAATTGAATCACAATATTTCTTCTGTTGCCGAAATTTCTCCGGCACGCACCGTAAGACCTTCCAGCGTCGGTTTAACTTCGTCTTCGCAGCGTACGAGCCTGACGCGGTTTATTCCGCCGGGATTGTGAATTTCAGCTGTTTCTCCGCCGCGCCCCGTGAGATACGCGGCTATTGAAATCGCGACACTGCCTGTTCCGCAGGAAAGCGTCAGTTCTTCAACGCCTCTTTCGTACGTAACGGCAGTATAGCTGTTTTCGGCATCGGGGCGTTTTACCGCAAAATTTATATTTGCGCCCTGCGGAAAAAGTTCAAGGCAGCTGCGCATGCGCCGTCCTATGGCAGTATATTCTTCGTCGGGACGCACAGAGTTTTCAAACACGACAACGTGCGGAACACCCACGATAAGATAGCTGTATGTCAGTTTCGCAATGTCGTCCTGATACGTTTTCTCCAAAACGGCGTCTTTGGCGCAGACAGGCGCGATATCAAGCGCAACCAGTTTTCCGTCCACCACGGCGTGCTGATCTCCGCCAAGCGTTTCAAAGGACATTTCAGCTCCGGCGATTTTCTCTTCAAAAGCGTAACGGGCAAGGCACCGTGCTCCGTTGCCGCACATTTCGCCTTCCGAACCGTCGCGGTTGAACAGACGCATTGTAAAGTCCAGGCGGGCGGACGGCTCAACAACCAAAATGCCGTCGGCACCTATTGCCTCTCTTCTGCGGCACAGTTTCTGCGCCATTCTGCTCATTTCTTCGGCGGAAAACTTAAGTTCCCTGTTGTCCAGCACAAGAAAATCGTTCCCGTTGCCGTTCATTTTGGTAAAGCGCAGCATGTGCGTTCATCTCCCAACGTAGCATTGTATTATTTTACACAAAAGCTGTTGTTTTGTAAAAAATAAAACCGGCTTGCGTCCGGTTTTACTGCTCGGCTATTTTAAGTTTCATAAACTCTCCGCTGAGGTTCCAGCTTTTCTCAAGCACCGGCTCAACCTCTCCAGGTTGTTTCCACGGTATCATATTGACCATGCCGAAAGCGTCAACAACCGCCACGTAGCGGGCACCGTTTTCATTTATGTAAAGATAAACTCCTTCAGGTTGCTGCTGAGCCATTTTAACCTCCGGATTGCACTGCAATAAATGGTGGGCGGTAATGGGTTCGAACCATCGACTTCCACCGTGTGAAGGTGACACTCTTCCGCTGAGTTAACCGCCCAAGTCAAAAGCGCTATCTATTATAATCCGCTTTGCCGATTTCCGCAAGACGACAAAATAACTGATAAGATTAAAGTTTTACAGCCGTTTCGCCCGCTTTTGCAAACCACGTTTTTACTTCTTCCGCCTCGTTTTCGTAGCCTTTGTGCCCAAGCAGTCCATAGGTGTAGCGTTTTCCCTGTTCAACTCCGGGCTGGTCAAACGGATTTATCCTCCCAAGAAGCCCTGTAAAAGCCGTAACGTATTCAAAGAAGAAAATCAGTCCGCCGAGCGCAAACTCGTCCAGTCTGTCCAGTTCAAGCCATATTACGGGACGTCCTGATTTCATAAGAGAGGCTGCCGTTGCTTTTGCCTCCAGCGAAAGTATGTCTCCAAGTTCCGTGTTTTCAAAGAAATCAAGCCCCGCAAGCGCTTTGCTCTGCGGTTTTGGTATGAACACTTTCTCCGAGTTGTTTTTAAGGCTTATAACCGTTATAACCTTGTCATCAGGACCTTCGGCATAAAGCTGGAGCTGCGAATGCTGGTCTATTGCGCCTGAGACGCGAACAGGGGTCATTCCGGTTCCGTTTTTGCCGAGACTCTCGCCCCAAAGCTGCGCGAACCATTCCGCAAAACAGACGAGGCTGCTTGAATACGGCATTACAACAGCCATATTTTTTCCGTTTTCTTCATGGTATCTGTGAAGCGCGGCGTACAGCCATGCCGGATTTTTCATGCTGCGTTCCGCAAGCAGCTTTTCGCGCATGTCTTTCGCGCCGGAAAGCAGTTTGTCAGTATCAATCCCAACGGCGTAAGCCCCTGCCAGCCCCACGGAAGAAAGCACCGAATAGCGCCCGCCGACGCTGTCCGGAACAACAAGCATTCTGCAGCCTGTCTCGTCCGCAAAAGCCTTGAGAAGCCCCTTCTTTTTATCCGTTATTACAAGCACGC
This Candidatus Equadaptatus faecalis DNA region includes the following protein-coding sequences:
- a CDS encoding glucose-6-phosphate isomerase, yielding MGDFSFLFGGAFGNSNISELENKYGAACEAAAEQLFTANAEKTGFGWLALPDGADDEIKSAGEWLKGFEAVVHIGIGGSALGSLMLNQALCGVMQGNLSPEYYVADNPDPQKLLEIYDNVKNKKTAIVCVSKSGQTAETMTQFLWLCSKFCKGGNYKDSVLVITDKKKGLLKAFADETGCRMLVVPDSVGGRYSVLSSVGLAGAYAVGIDTDKLLSGAKDMREKLLAERSMKNPAWLYAALHRYHEENGKNMAVVMPYSSSLVCFAEWFAQLWGESLGKNGTGMTPVRVSGAIDQHSQLQLYAEGPDDKVITVISLKNNSEKVFIPKPQSKALAGLDFFENTELGDILSLEAKATAASLMKSGRPVIWLELDRLDEFALGGLIFFFEYVTAFTGLLGRINPFDQPGVEQGKRYTYGLLGHKGYENEAEEVKTWFAKAGETAVKL
- a CDS encoding ribonuclease HII; this encodes MNYPVIAGTDEAGRGPLAGPVVASAVILTREQRNILIAEGLRDSKKMTEKARDRLFETICRIGVVWRAQAATPYRIDRTNILAASLWCMRRSVEQLPVWPDLTLVDGNRRIPGLMSEQKCIVKGDDKVPAISAASVVAKILRDRVMLELDKIYPEYGFAGHKGYPSAMHREILKKLGPSPVHRLSFRGVVLQNES
- the lepB gene encoding signal peptidase I is translated as MPKPWWRETLETVLWALALALVLRTFVIQAFWIPSTSMVPTLEISDRVLVAKFWYYLPKISPKRGQIVVFKYPQDTRKDYVKRIIGLPGDTVEMRSGIVYVNGKELFEDYVKNTDDYTMPMITVPEKSYFCLGDNRPNSQDSRFWGFVPHKYLRGPAVVRYWPLNRIGIPK
- a CDS encoding 50S ribosome-binding GTPase, with product MGRTVWFPGHMAKGRRQLEALAKNLDLIIEVRDARAPSLTSSPLIRLFAGSIKTAVVLSKADLADEKISRLWVAELRKQGLLAWALDLRKGGVPQLKKSLLALKPQHRDLRLAVVGVPNVGKSMLINQLAGRRSVPVGGIPGVTKGVSWIKGDGFLLVDSPGILDPHGDAGAQRIISWIGASRGEVIGSMSEHAKQCAEFLISHGLWTPVENAWGISVEGNGSEIVDKIGRRLGKLVAGGEVDCEAAGKAMLNALAAGKFGRMSFEKPGDAPLWESLK
- the dapF gene encoding diaminopimelate epimerase; protein product: MLRFTKMNGNGNDFLVLDNRELKFSAEEMSRMAQKLCRRREAIGADGILVVEPSARLDFTMRLFNRDGSEGEMCGNGARCLARYAFEEKIAGAEMSFETLGGDQHAVVDGKLVALDIAPVCAKDAVLEKTYQDDIAKLTYSYLIVGVPHVVVFENSVRPDEEYTAIGRRMRSCLELFPQGANINFAVKRPDAENSYTAVTYERGVEELTLSCGTGSVAISIAAYLTGRGGETAEIHNPGGINRVRLVRCEDEVKPTLEGLTVRAGEISATEEIL